The following proteins are co-located in the Fusobacteria bacterium ZRK30 genome:
- the ilvA gene encoding threonine ammonia-lyase codes for MHKVRLEDIQMAQKVLKPVIKDTCLLECKELSKITGGNVYLKTENLQLTGSFKIRGAFNKISNLSEAEKAAGVIASSAGNHAQGVALSATKLGIKSTIVMPEIAPLAKVAATKNFGAEVVLHGSVYDDAYAKACEIQKETGATFLHPFDDKFVIAGQGTIGLEILDQLEDVDAVLVPIGGGGILAGISTAIKAIKPSVKVIGVEAAHAPCMKSAIEKGEVYTIDSKATIADGIAVRRAGELTYEIIKENVDEFVTVTETEIAKAVLLLLEKGKIVAEGAGAVSVAALLNSDLDLKGKNIVSVISGGNLDVNLMERIINKALIGENRRYTLKVKLVDKAGEMTKLLGLIAELKANILTLNQTMYKNSLAIGEQEVKLTLETFDKGHTDKIVAKLTEEGYEILG; via the coding sequence ATGCATAAAGTAAGATTAGAAGATATTCAAATGGCACAAAAAGTTTTAAAACCGGTTATAAAGGACACTTGTTTATTAGAGTGTAAAGAGTTAAGTAAGATAACAGGTGGAAATGTTTATTTAAAGACAGAAAACCTTCAGTTAACGGGATCATTTAAGATTAGAGGAGCTTTTAATAAGATAAGCAACCTAAGTGAGGCAGAAAAGGCAGCTGGTGTAATTGCATCTTCAGCTGGAAATCATGCTCAAGGGGTAGCACTTAGTGCAACTAAATTAGGAATAAAATCAACTATAGTGATGCCGGAGATCGCACCACTAGCAAAAGTAGCAGCAACTAAAAACTTTGGTGCAGAGGTAGTGTTACACGGTTCTGTATATGACGATGCCTATGCAAAAGCTTGTGAGATCCAAAAAGAAACTGGAGCTACATTCTTACATCCATTCGACGATAAGTTTGTAATTGCAGGACAGGGAACTATAGGATTGGAGATCTTGGATCAATTAGAAGATGTAGATGCAGTTCTTGTACCAATTGGTGGAGGAGGAATCTTAGCTGGAATCTCTACTGCTATAAAAGCAATCAAGCCAAGTGTAAAAGTAATTGGTGTAGAAGCAGCTCATGCACCTTGTATGAAGAGTGCAATTGAAAAAGGTGAAGTTTATACAATCGATTCAAAAGCTACAATAGCTGATGGAATTGCTGTAAGAAGAGCTGGAGAGTTAACTTATGAGATCATCAAGGAGAATGTAGATGAATTCGTAACTGTTACAGAAACTGAGATAGCTAAAGCTGTATTATTATTATTAGAAAAGGGTAAGATAGTAGCAGAGGGAGCAGGAGCAGTATCGGTAGCAGCACTTTTAAACAGTGACTTAGATCTTAAAGGTAAAAATATAGTATCTGTAATATCTGGTGGAAACTTAGATGTTAACCTTATGGAAAGAATCATTAACAAAGCCTTAATCGGTGAAAACAGAAGATATACATTAAAGGTAAAATTAGTGGATAAAGCCGGAGAGATGACTAAATTATTAGGATTAATAGCTGAATTAAAGGCTAATATCTTAACTTTAAATCAAACAATGTATAAAAATTCCCTTGCAATTGGTGAGCAGGAAGTAAAACTTACACTGGAAACTTTTGATAAGGGACATACTGATAAAATTGTAGCAAAATTAACTGAAGAAGGATACGAAATATTAGGTTAA